One window of Hymenobacter sp. BRD128 genomic DNA carries:
- the glgP gene encoding alpha-glucan family phosphorylase, with protein sequence MAFTFKAPAPAAKYKTAAAYFSMEFALDQSLKIYSGGLGFLAGSHMRSAYELKQNLIGIGMLWTYGYYDQVRNPDQTMKAEFLHKQYSFLEDTGIVFPVTIHDAQVHVKALYLAPETFGTAPMFFLTTDIEENDYLSRTISHHLYDPDAATRVAQSIVLGVGGGRLLDVLGRQTDMYHLNEGHGLPLAFYLYEKHGRDLPEVQKRLVFTTHTPELAGNEERPIKLLQDMSFFAGVPLEEIRRVARLDGDSLNYTLTALRFARKANAVSKVHGEVAREMWGHYAGICPIISITNAQNGTYWRDTQLAAALKAKDDTALLARKKELKKEFFKIVADQTGTLLDPEVLTIVWARRFAAYKRADLIMRDFERFVKLVSDDTRPVQVIWAGKPYPKDYGAIDIFNNIIRKTKSLKRCAVLTGYELALSAEMKKGSDIWLNTPRYPREASGTSGMTAAMNASVSVSIADGWIPEFAKDGENCFLIKHADVALPDATKDDMEADNLLAVLENTVVPMYYDQPKQFLKVVKAAMKDVEPEFESGRMAKEYYEQLYK encoded by the coding sequence ATGGCTTTTACTTTCAAAGCACCGGCTCCGGCCGCAAAATACAAGACCGCCGCGGCCTACTTCTCGATGGAGTTTGCCCTCGACCAGAGCTTGAAAATTTATTCGGGCGGCCTGGGCTTCCTGGCCGGCTCGCACATGCGCTCGGCCTACGAACTCAAGCAAAACCTCATCGGCATCGGTATGCTGTGGACCTACGGCTACTACGACCAGGTGCGCAACCCCGACCAGACCATGAAGGCCGAGTTTCTGCACAAGCAGTACTCGTTCTTGGAAGACACGGGCATCGTGTTCCCCGTCACCATCCACGATGCGCAGGTGCACGTGAAAGCGCTGTACCTGGCGCCCGAGACGTTTGGCACCGCGCCCATGTTCTTCCTCACCACCGACATTGAGGAGAATGACTATCTCTCGCGCACCATCTCGCACCACCTCTACGACCCGGACGCGGCTACCCGCGTGGCCCAAAGCATCGTGCTGGGCGTGGGCGGTGGCCGCCTGCTCGACGTGCTGGGTCGCCAGACCGACATGTACCACCTGAATGAAGGCCACGGCCTGCCGCTAGCCTTCTACCTCTACGAAAAGCACGGCCGCGACCTGCCCGAGGTGCAGAAGCGCCTGGTTTTCACCACCCACACGCCCGAGCTGGCCGGCAACGAGGAACGCCCCATCAAGCTGCTCCAGGACATGAGCTTCTTTGCCGGCGTGCCGCTTGAGGAGATTCGCCGCGTGGCCCGCCTCGACGGCGATTCGCTCAACTACACGCTCACCGCGCTGCGCTTTGCCCGCAAGGCCAACGCCGTGAGCAAGGTACACGGCGAAGTGGCCCGCGAAATGTGGGGTCACTACGCGGGCATCTGCCCCATCATCTCCATTACCAACGCCCAGAATGGCACGTACTGGCGCGACACGCAGCTGGCCGCCGCGCTCAAAGCCAAGGACGATACAGCGCTGCTGGCCCGCAAAAAGGAGTTGAAGAAGGAGTTCTTCAAAATCGTGGCCGACCAGACCGGGACGCTCCTCGACCCGGAGGTGCTGACCATTGTGTGGGCCCGCCGCTTTGCCGCCTACAAGCGCGCCGACCTCATTATGCGTGATTTCGAGCGCTTTGTGAAGTTGGTGAGCGATGATACCCGCCCCGTGCAGGTGATTTGGGCCGGCAAGCCGTATCCGAAGGACTACGGCGCCATCGACATCTTCAACAACATCATCCGCAAGACCAAGAGCCTCAAGCGCTGCGCCGTGCTCACGGGCTACGAGCTGGCACTGAGCGCCGAGATGAAGAAGGGCTCCGACATCTGGCTGAATACGCCGCGCTACCCGCGCGAGGCCAGCGGCACCAGCGGCATGACCGCCGCCATGAACGCCAGCGTGAGCGTGAGCATCGCCGACGGCTGGATTCCGGAGTTTGCCAAGGATGGCGAGAACTGCTTCCTTATCAAACACGCCGACGTGGCCTTGCCCGACGCTACTAAGGATGATATGGAGGCCGACAACCTGCTCGCCGTACTCGAAAACACCGTGGTGCCGATGTATTATGACCAACCCAAGCAGTTTCTAAAAGTAGTAAAAGCCGCCATGAAGGACGTAGAGCCCGAGTTTGAGAGCGGCCGCATGGCCAAGGAGTACTACGAGCAGCTCTATAAATAA
- a CDS encoding RNA polymerase sigma factor: MEPLQPSDSALIDLYLAGRESAFAQLLQRYQARVYTTIHLVVRDEDLADDLTQDTFIKAIHTLKSGRYQDEGKFGSWLCRIAHNLAIDAFRRAKRAPQTSLDDNMGLANSLHLSEESADDVLGREESHAHLRQLIQELPTAQKEVLLMRHYGDMSFQEIADATGVSINTALGRMRYALINLRKKMAAHSLLYDSNLTPPDVASLRVQRIAS, from the coding sequence ATGGAACCTCTGCAGCCGAGCGACTCCGCGCTCATCGACCTCTACCTGGCCGGCCGCGAATCGGCATTTGCCCAGCTGCTCCAGCGCTATCAGGCGCGGGTCTACACGACTATTCACTTGGTGGTACGCGACGAAGACCTGGCCGACGACCTGACCCAGGATACGTTTATCAAAGCCATTCATACGCTCAAGAGCGGGCGCTACCAGGACGAAGGCAAGTTTGGCTCGTGGCTGTGCCGCATTGCCCACAATCTGGCCATCGATGCGTTTCGCCGCGCAAAAAGAGCGCCCCAAACGAGCCTCGATGACAACATGGGGCTGGCTAATTCGTTACACCTTTCAGAAGAGTCGGCCGACGATGTGCTGGGCCGCGAGGAAAGCCACGCGCACCTACGCCAACTCATTCAGGAACTACCCACGGCCCAGAAAGAAGTGCTACTAATGCGCCACTACGGCGATATGAGCTTTCAGGAAATCGCTGACGCAACCGGCGTTAGCATCAATACCGCGCTGGGCCGCATGCGTTACGCACTCATTAACCTGCGGAAAAAAATGGCCGCCCATTCGCTTCTTTATGATTCAAACCTTACCCCACCCGACGTTGCTTCGCTACGTGTACAACGAATTGCCAGCTGA
- a CDS encoding SOS response-associated peptidase, producing MCGRYTVITPASGLAKRFSAQAAASPAPNFNAAPSQALPIITNTAPGQIQLVNWGLVPSWSRDPAGGPKPINARAETLAEKPSFRQLLARKRCLVLADSFYEWQATERGKIPHRILLKSEEPFAFAGLWDEWVDKATGELHPTFTIVTTEPNELMAKLHNRMPVILPGPDAERAWLADDLGPSQHQQLLIPCDASLIREYVITTRVNSPANNDAEVLAAA from the coding sequence GTGTGTGGCCGTTATACCGTTATCACGCCCGCTTCGGGGCTAGCCAAGCGCTTTTCGGCGCAAGCGGCGGCTAGCCCGGCGCCCAATTTCAACGCCGCGCCCTCGCAGGCCCTGCCCATCATCACCAATACCGCGCCCGGCCAGATTCAGCTCGTGAACTGGGGCTTGGTGCCCTCCTGGAGCCGCGACCCGGCCGGCGGCCCCAAGCCCATCAATGCCCGCGCCGAGACCCTGGCCGAGAAGCCCAGCTTTCGGCAGCTGCTGGCGCGCAAGCGCTGCCTGGTGCTGGCCGACTCATTCTACGAATGGCAGGCCACCGAGCGTGGCAAGATTCCGCACCGCATTTTATTGAAAAGCGAGGAGCCCTTTGCCTTCGCGGGGCTCTGGGATGAGTGGGTCGATAAGGCTACCGGCGAGCTGCACCCCACGTTCACCATCGTCACGACTGAGCCCAACGAGCTGATGGCCAAGCTGCACAATCGCATGCCCGTCATCCTGCCCGGCCCCGACGCCGAGCGCGCCTGGCTGGCCGACGACCTGGGGCCTAGCCAGCATCAGCAGCTCCTGATACCTTGCGATGCCAGCCTGATTCGCGAATACGTCATCACCACCCGCGTGAACTCGCCGGCTAACAATGACGCGGAGGTGCTGGCCGCTGCCTGA
- a CDS encoding DUF4249 domain-containing protein, protein MRHPSLFSDWPRQGAASLAVASLLGLSGCVEPYVPAVLDAPTKYLVVDGFLNGAGRTRIRLSRTQNIGTATAPPAEQGAKLSIVDETGRSYALAEQRPGFYVSDSLVLPAGRRYQLRISTTNAASYASDLVPLKVTPAFDKFKWTRQDGQLLFSFSTHDPSGSSRFYRWRLAETWEFNALYPSNIEFRGGIIVKRITPIFTCWHTEQPSTITQVSTASLSQDALSQQQVLAFSERSERVKIRYSLLLTQYAETAEEFAYNEILRKNTEAVGTVNDPLPSQLTGNVHRVDNPQEPVLGFVGAHTLVQQRLFINPQDLPAHKPDFYENPYANCQAPDTGEVVKPYFKYGVYYPASRIFADPDNVPTDLLYSQSTTYPVYGYLGGARECIDCRTRGSNIKPTFW, encoded by the coding sequence ATGCGCCATCCATCTTTATTCTCGGACTGGCCCCGCCAGGGTGCGGCGAGCCTGGCTGTAGCCTCGTTGCTAGGTCTATCCGGGTGCGTGGAGCCGTATGTGCCGGCCGTGCTGGACGCGCCGACCAAATACTTGGTGGTGGACGGCTTCCTCAACGGAGCGGGGCGCACGCGCATCCGCCTCTCGCGCACCCAGAACATCGGCACCGCCACCGCCCCACCCGCCGAGCAGGGCGCCAAACTCAGCATCGTTGATGAGACGGGCCGCAGCTATGCTCTAGCGGAGCAGCGCCCGGGCTTTTATGTTTCGGACAGCCTCGTGCTGCCCGCTGGCCGGCGCTATCAGCTGCGCATCAGCACTACTAATGCTGCCAGCTATGCGTCTGACCTCGTGCCTCTGAAGGTTACGCCTGCCTTCGACAAGTTCAAGTGGACGCGCCAGGATGGGCAGCTGCTATTTAGCTTCTCTACGCACGACCCCAGCGGCAGCTCGCGCTTTTACCGCTGGCGCTTGGCCGAAACCTGGGAGTTTAACGCGCTGTATCCGTCGAACATCGAGTTTCGCGGCGGAATTATTGTGAAACGCATCACGCCGATATTCACCTGCTGGCACACCGAGCAGCCGAGCACCATCACGCAAGTGAGCACGGCCTCGCTGAGCCAGGACGCGCTGAGTCAGCAGCAGGTGCTCGCCTTTTCCGAGCGCAGCGAGCGCGTCAAGATTCGCTACAGCCTGTTGCTGACCCAGTATGCCGAGACGGCCGAAGAATTCGCCTACAACGAGATTCTGCGCAAAAACACCGAGGCCGTGGGCACCGTCAACGACCCGCTGCCCTCCCAGCTCACCGGCAACGTGCACCGCGTGGACAACCCCCAGGAGCCCGTGCTCGGCTTCGTCGGTGCCCATACACTCGTGCAGCAGCGTCTCTTCATCAACCCCCAGGACTTGCCGGCCCATAAGCCCGACTTCTACGAAAACCCTTATGCCAACTGCCAGGCACCCGATACGGGTGAAGTTGTAAAGCCCTACTTTAAATACGGGGTGTATTATCCAGCATCGCGCATATTCGCCGACCCCGACAACGTACCGACCGACCTTCTATATTCGCAAAGCACCACTTACCCCGTATATGGCTATTTGGGCGGTGCCCGCGAGTGCATCGACTGCCGCACCCGGGGCAGCAATATAAAGCCTACTTTCTGGTAA
- a CDS encoding DUF4249 domain-containing protein produces MTKRCSYFRIAAAGLAVLLALGAGGCVEAYLPEVVSANANLLVVDGFINGNGRTRIRLSRSENIAATTTPPAQKGATVYILDDAGQRYTLAEQLPGYYQSDSLHLPAGHRYQLRISLGESASAATYESELVPLKVTPDFDRLEFVQKDGQIQLLASTHDPTNQAQYYRWRTYETWEFNAAYKSELEVIGGLVRRRVTPIYTCYRSETPSTVRQARTASLSQNIIAQQVVNSFSDRAERIKIRYSVLVTQYAETAEEFAYYELLRKNTEAVGTVNDPLPAQLTGNVHRVDNPQEPVLGFVGAHTVVQRRLFATPASLGLPKDWVFEDPYSDCTFGSELVPDLNDKISLRIYRPNTRIFKSGESIPTQYYIVGGDTLGYEGGPHACIDCRTRGTIVKPSFW; encoded by the coding sequence ATGACAAAGCGTTGCTCCTATTTTCGTATCGCTGCCGCAGGCCTAGCCGTGCTGCTGGCCCTGGGGGCGGGCGGGTGCGTAGAAGCGTATCTGCCCGAGGTGGTGAGCGCCAATGCCAACCTGCTGGTAGTCGATGGCTTCATCAATGGCAACGGGCGCACCCGCATCCGCCTCTCGCGCTCCGAAAATATTGCTGCTACCACTACCCCACCTGCCCAGAAGGGCGCCACGGTTTACATCCTCGACGATGCGGGCCAGCGCTATACCCTAGCCGAGCAGCTGCCCGGCTACTATCAATCGGACAGCCTACACCTCCCGGCGGGCCACCGCTACCAGCTGCGTATCAGTCTGGGGGAAAGCGCTTCGGCGGCCACCTATGAGTCAGAGTTAGTGCCGTTAAAAGTGACGCCTGATTTTGACCGCCTCGAATTTGTACAAAAGGATGGGCAAATCCAGTTGCTGGCCAGCACCCACGACCCCACTAACCAAGCCCAGTACTACCGCTGGCGCACCTACGAAACCTGGGAATTCAATGCGGCTTACAAATCGGAGCTGGAAGTTATCGGGGGCTTGGTGCGGCGGCGCGTCACGCCCATCTACACCTGCTACCGCTCCGAAACACCTTCTACCGTTAGGCAAGCCAGAACCGCCTCGCTCAGCCAGAATATCATAGCTCAACAGGTAGTCAATAGCTTTTCGGACCGCGCCGAGCGCATCAAGATTCGCTATAGCGTGCTGGTCACGCAGTATGCCGAAACGGCCGAAGAGTTTGCCTACTATGAGTTGCTGCGTAAAAACACCGAAGCTGTGGGCACCGTCAACGACCCCTTGCCGGCGCAGCTCACCGGCAACGTGCACCGCGTGGACAACCCTCAGGAGCCCGTGCTCGGCTTTGTCGGCGCCCACACGGTGGTGCAGCGCCGCTTGTTTGCCACGCCGGCCAGCCTGGGCCTACCGAAAGACTGGGTATTCGAGGACCCGTACAGCGACTGCACGTTTGGCTCGGAGCTGGTGCCCGACCTAAACGACAAAATATCGCTGCGCATATACCGGCCCAATACCCGGATTTTCAAGTCGGGCGAAAGCATACCAACCCAGTACTACATCGTTGGCGGCGACACGCTGGGGTACGAAGGGGGACCGCACGCGTGCATCGACTGCCGCACGCGCGGCACCATTGTAAAACCCAGCTTCTGGTAG
- a CDS encoding TonB-dependent receptor, with translation MPRLYSFLFLLLGLLVANQASWAQQTEPTISGDFRNLRFEEFAQRVEAQTPYRFFFNPAAVDTVTVQVQASGLAVSALLKQVFAHSSLQFAIDEATHRVFITPEYPLQTQLSSDFFEQVPAGTAPPAAVATGPARAGGPPATGTSEFKVYEIGPRQAAPASGRATITGTVRTAGPRSEPVIGAAVFIDSPTIGTTTDRQGNYSLTVPVGRHNLNIRGIGIRTTRRQLVVHADGRFNLEVATDAAALQEVVVEGQKDRNVRGMQMGVQLLDIKTIKQVPTVFGEADLLRVVMALPGVKTVGEGSTGMSVRGGGTDQNLVLFNGATIYNPAHLFGFFSAFNPDIVKSVELYKSAIPARYGGRLASVLDIVSREGDRKKFGASGGIGLLTSRLTLEGPLPGAKGSFLISGRTSYSDWLLQRVPSPTLRNSAASFYDLSAYLTYDLNPNNSLSVTGYLSHDRFRLASDTIYEYRNQAASLNWKHTFSPKLASSVLATTSQYDFSLTTNRYPLSASSFAYRVSQSALQADFSYLAAPKHTLDFGASTLLYNTAPGDQQPLGDQSLLLPTTIQHERALESGAYLTDRFDVSTRFSVQAGLRYSFYQALGPRLVNDYLPGLSRSESTKTGTTAYGSGQVLAHYAGPEWRISTKLELTANSSVKASYNRMRQYIHQLSNTTVVSPTDTWKLSDNYIRPQVGDQVSLGYYHNFKRNTIEFSAEVYYKKIHDFVDYKSGAVLLLNPHLETDLVNAEGRAYGVELLLRKNVGKINGWLSYTYARSLVQVNTATDVVNGGNWYPSNYDKPHDFTLVGNYRFSRRFNVGLNFNYSTGRPITLPLAKYYIDNALRVYYSDRNMYRVPDYYRVDLAVNFEGNHKVKKFAHSSWTVAVYNLTGRHNPYSVYFQTVNGQLKGYQLSIFGTPIPTVTYNFRL, from the coding sequence GTGCCCCGTCTCTACTCCTTCCTTTTCCTCCTGCTAGGCCTGTTGGTAGCCAACCAAGCAAGCTGGGCCCAGCAAACCGAACCCACTATTAGCGGCGACTTCCGCAATCTGCGCTTCGAGGAGTTTGCGCAACGCGTGGAGGCCCAAACGCCCTATCGCTTTTTCTTTAACCCAGCCGCTGTTGACACGGTAACCGTGCAGGTGCAGGCTAGCGGCTTGGCCGTAAGCGCTTTATTGAAGCAAGTATTTGCACATTCTTCTTTACAATTTGCCATAGACGAAGCAACGCACCGCGTATTTATTACCCCTGAGTACCCGCTGCAAACGCAGCTATCGAGCGATTTTTTTGAGCAAGTGCCTGCGGGCACGGCGCCGCCTGCGGCAGTTGCTACGGGCCCGGCGCGCGCCGGCGGGCCACCGGCCACCGGCACCTCGGAGTTCAAAGTGTATGAAATCGGTCCGCGCCAGGCTGCGCCGGCTAGCGGGCGCGCTACCATCACGGGCACGGTGCGCACGGCCGGGCCGCGCAGCGAACCGGTAATAGGGGCGGCCGTATTTATCGACTCGCCCACTATCGGTACGACCACCGACCGGCAGGGCAACTATTCGCTTACGGTGCCCGTGGGGCGGCACAACCTCAATATCCGGGGCATCGGCATCCGGACCACGCGGCGCCAGCTAGTGGTGCACGCCGACGGCCGCTTCAACCTGGAGGTGGCCACCGATGCGGCGGCCCTGCAAGAAGTGGTAGTAGAAGGCCAGAAGGACCGCAACGTGCGCGGCATGCAAATGGGCGTGCAACTGCTGGATATCAAGACGATTAAGCAAGTACCCACCGTATTTGGTGAGGCCGACCTGCTGCGCGTGGTAATGGCGCTGCCCGGCGTGAAGACGGTGGGCGAAGGCAGCACTGGCATGAGCGTGCGCGGTGGCGGCACCGACCAAAACCTGGTGCTTTTCAACGGCGCCACTATTTATAACCCGGCCCACTTGTTCGGCTTCTTCTCGGCCTTCAACCCCGACATAGTGAAGTCGGTGGAGCTGTACAAGAGTGCCATTCCGGCGCGCTACGGCGGGCGGCTAGCCTCGGTGCTCGACATTGTGAGCCGCGAGGGCGACCGCAAGAAGTTTGGGGCCTCGGGCGGTATTGGGCTACTCACCAGCCGCCTCACGCTCGAAGGGCCGCTGCCCGGCGCCAAAGGTTCTTTTCTGATTAGTGGGCGCACCTCCTATTCCGACTGGCTGTTGCAGCGGGTGCCCAGCCCGACGCTGCGCAACAGCGCGGCCTCTTTTTATGACCTAAGCGCCTACCTGACGTACGACCTTAACCCCAACAATTCTCTTTCGGTGACTGGCTATCTCAGCCACGACCGGTTTCGGCTGGCCAGCGATACCATCTATGAGTATCGCAACCAAGCCGCTAGCCTGAACTGGAAGCACACGTTCAGCCCTAAGCTCGCCAGTTCGGTGCTGGCTACTACCAGCCAGTACGACTTCAGCCTGACGACCAATCGGTACCCATTATCCGCCTCTTCTTTTGCTTACCGGGTAAGCCAGTCGGCGCTGCAAGCCGATTTTTCTTACCTGGCTGCTCCCAAGCACACGCTTGATTTTGGGGCTAGCACCCTGCTTTATAACACTGCCCCCGGCGACCAGCAGCCGCTGGGTGACCAGTCGCTGCTGCTACCGACCACTATTCAGCACGAGCGGGCCCTGGAAAGCGGCGCGTACCTCACCGACCGTTTCGACGTCAGCACGCGCTTTTCGGTGCAAGCGGGGCTGCGCTACTCCTTTTACCAGGCGCTGGGGCCCCGCCTCGTAAATGACTACCTGCCGGGGCTATCGCGCAGCGAGAGCACCAAAACCGGCACCACGGCCTACGGCAGCGGGCAGGTGCTAGCCCACTACGCCGGCCCCGAGTGGCGCATTTCGACCAAGCTAGAGCTGACGGCCAACTCGTCGGTGAAAGCCAGCTACAACCGGATGCGCCAGTATATTCATCAGCTATCGAACACAACTGTCGTGTCGCCGACCGACACCTGGAAGCTGAGCGATAATTATATCCGCCCGCAGGTGGGCGACCAGGTGTCGCTAGGGTACTACCACAATTTCAAGCGCAATACCATCGAGTTTTCGGCGGAGGTGTACTACAAGAAAATTCACGATTTTGTGGATTATAAGAGCGGTGCCGTGCTACTACTTAATCCGCACCTCGAAACTGACCTCGTGAATGCCGAAGGCCGCGCCTACGGGGTAGAGCTGCTGCTGCGCAAAAACGTGGGCAAAATCAACGGCTGGTTGAGCTACACCTATGCGCGCTCGCTGGTGCAGGTGAACACGGCCACCGACGTGGTAAACGGCGGCAACTGGTACCCGAGCAACTACGACAAGCCGCACGACTTTACGCTCGTAGGCAACTACCGCTTCAGCCGCCGCTTCAACGTAGGGCTCAACTTCAACTACAGCACCGGCCGGCCCATTACGCTGCCGCTAGCCAAGTACTACATCGACAATGCCTTGCGGGTATACTACTCGGACCGCAACATGTACCGGGTGCCCGACTACTACCGCGTCGACCTAGCCGTCAATTTTGAAGGCAACCACAAAGTGAAGAAGTTCGCGCACAGCTCCTGGACGGTGGCCGTGTACAACCTGACGGGCCGGCACAATCCGTATTCGGTGTATTTTCAGACCGTTAACGGGCAGTTGAAAGGCTATCAGCTTTCCATTTTCGGGACGCCCATCCCGACTGTCACTTATAACTTCCGCCTCTGA
- a CDS encoding alpha/beta fold hydrolase, translating to MTTYLALHYWAGSGREFELLKPLLPPGSRLLAPDLPGFGDQAAPASFDYSVASYADWVAKYSEANKLTDYQIIGHSMGGKIALLLAARRPVGLRGLLLLSPSPPSAEPLSDADRAASLAAYGQPAEAEKTFVKITGIPLPEQERQQVVADNLRTTRAAWEAWLLHGSREDISAQMPRIEVPCRLLVGENDQAISPAVQRQHTLPLLPAGTALVVVPGAGHLLPLEAPEELFKGQYANDAAL from the coding sequence ATGACTACTTACCTTGCATTACACTACTGGGCAGGCTCTGGCCGTGAATTTGAGTTGCTCAAGCCATTGTTGCCGCCGGGCAGCCGCCTGCTAGCTCCCGACCTGCCGGGCTTTGGCGACCAGGCCGCGCCGGCCAGCTTCGACTACTCAGTGGCTAGCTATGCCGATTGGGTTGCGAAGTATAGTGAAGCCAATAAGCTGACTGATTACCAAATAATCGGTCATAGTATGGGCGGTAAAATAGCGCTGCTGCTGGCGGCCCGGCGGCCGGTGGGGTTGCGCGGTCTGTTGCTGCTGTCGCCCTCGCCACCCAGCGCCGAGCCCCTCAGCGACGCCGACCGCGCGGCTAGCCTGGCCGCCTATGGCCAGCCGGCCGAAGCCGAAAAAACGTTCGTGAAAATAACTGGTATTCCACTCCCCGAGCAGGAGCGCCAGCAAGTGGTGGCCGACAACCTGCGTACCACCCGCGCCGCCTGGGAGGCGTGGCTTCTGCACGGCTCGCGCGAGGACATCTCGGCCCAAATGCCCCGGATTGAGGTGCCGTGCCGCCTGCTGGTGGGGGAGAATGACCAGGCCATTTCGCCAGCGGTGCAGCGCCAGCACACCTTGCCGCTGCTGCCCGCCGGCACCGCGCTGGTAGTGGTGCCGGGCGCGGGGCACCTGCTGCCGCTGGAAGCCCCGGAAGAGCTATTCAAAGGTCAGTACGCTAATGACGCTGCGCTATGA
- the nth gene encoding endonuclease III, with the protein MTRPERFRRFLDYFTTNFPEPKTELAYRNPYELIVAVVLSAQCTDKRVNQVMPALLEQFPTAAELGVAAADDIFPFIRSVSYPNNKARHLAGLGKLLMEEFAGEVPSTIEQLQRLPGVGRKTANVVVSVIYNQPAMAVDTHVFRVSHRLGLVPKTATTPLAVEKALVKYIPQEIIPKAHHWLILHGRYVCVARSPKCSACPLTDFCAYYAKTVAPELAPAAGKPSAKSQV; encoded by the coding sequence ATGACTCGCCCCGAACGGTTTCGCCGCTTTCTCGATTACTTCACCACTAATTTTCCGGAGCCCAAAACGGAGCTTGCCTACCGCAATCCTTACGAGCTGATAGTAGCCGTGGTGCTGAGTGCGCAGTGCACCGACAAGCGCGTGAACCAGGTGATGCCCGCGCTACTGGAGCAGTTTCCGACCGCCGCCGAGTTGGGCGTGGCCGCGGCCGACGACATTTTTCCGTTTATCCGCAGCGTTTCGTACCCGAATAATAAGGCTAGGCACTTGGCCGGACTGGGCAAACTGCTCATGGAAGAATTCGCGGGCGAGGTGCCCAGTACCATTGAGCAATTGCAGCGCCTGCCCGGCGTAGGTCGCAAAACGGCCAACGTCGTGGTATCGGTGATTTATAACCAGCCCGCGATGGCGGTCGATACGCACGTCTTCCGGGTGTCGCACCGGCTGGGGCTGGTGCCCAAAACCGCCACCACCCCCCTAGCGGTAGAAAAAGCCCTGGTAAAATATATTCCGCAGGAAATTATCCCGAAGGCCCACCACTGGCTGATTTTGCACGGGCGCTACGTGTGCGTGGCGCGCTCGCCCAAGTGCAGCGCCTGCCCGCTCACCGATTTTTGCGCTTACTACGCCAAAACAGTAGCGCCGGAGCTAGCCCCGGCGGCCGGTAAGCCTTCGGCAAAGAGCCAGGTGTAG
- a CDS encoding alpha/beta hydrolase-fold protein → MHKAAVKKIFSRLLRRLGRRAARTSVTFRLTSVPANTPDGATIYLAGSCNGWTTDDPAYAFSFDPAAGNYYLTLPPGRGTLDYKLCRGTWTTIETDADNLAVPNRRYIFGQGPREVQLQVLNWEDQGGFIPPRQHSASANVHIISPAFAMPQLRRTRRVWVYLPPGYAEGASHYPVLYLQDGQNVFDQYTSFAGEWGVDETLDALAASGHDLGGCLVVAVDNGGQHRLDEYSPWRNRRTGRGGEGEQYTEFLVKTLKPYIDHHYRTQPGREATGILGSSMGGLLATYAALRYPAVFGRVGVFSPAYWFAGQALLAYVAEQSPRPDTRWYFVCGTQESPTMAPLMAAIRDALHDASVPASNLNFTTLADGQHAEWFWQREFAAAYTWLFAEGLPAAGASSGATVLA, encoded by the coding sequence ATGCATAAGGCCGCCGTGAAGAAAATATTTTCTCGCTTACTACGGCGGCTGGGCCGCCGGGCCGCCCGCACCTCAGTCACGTTCCGGCTCACTAGTGTGCCGGCCAATACGCCGGACGGGGCCACCATCTACCTCGCTGGCTCGTGCAACGGCTGGACTACTGACGACCCAGCTTATGCTTTTAGCTTTGACCCGGCCGCTGGCAACTACTACCTCACCCTACCGCCCGGCCGGGGCACCCTCGACTACAAGCTGTGCCGCGGCACCTGGACTACCATCGAAACCGACGCCGACAACCTAGCCGTGCCTAATCGGCGCTACATCTTCGGGCAGGGCCCACGCGAAGTCCAGCTACAGGTGCTCAACTGGGAAGACCAAGGCGGCTTCATTCCGCCGCGTCAGCATTCGGCCTCAGCCAATGTGCACATTATCAGCCCAGCCTTTGCCATGCCGCAGCTGCGGCGCACGCGGCGGGTGTGGGTGTACCTGCCACCCGGCTACGCTGAGGGGGCTAGCCACTACCCGGTACTGTACTTGCAGGATGGCCAGAATGTGTTTGACCAATACACGTCCTTCGCTGGCGAGTGGGGTGTGGATGAGACGCTTGATGCCCTAGCGGCCAGCGGCCACGACCTGGGCGGCTGCCTGGTAGTGGCCGTAGACAATGGCGGCCAGCACCGCCTCGATGAGTATTCGCCCTGGCGCAACCGCCGCACCGGCCGTGGTGGCGAAGGCGAGCAATACACCGAGTTCTTGGTCAAAACCCTGAAGCCCTATATCGACCACCACTACCGTACCCAGCCGGGGCGCGAGGCCACCGGTATTCTGGGTTCGAGCATGGGCGGGCTGCTGGCTACGTATGCGGCGCTGCGCTACCCAGCGGTATTTGGGCGGGTGGGCGTGTTTTCGCCGGCCTATTGGTTTGCTGGGCAGGCGCTGCTGGCCTACGTGGCGGAGCAGTCGCCCCGGCCCGATACCCGCTGGTATTTCGTGTGCGGCACCCAGGAAAGCCCCACGATGGCGCCGCTCATGGCGGCCATACGCGATGCCTTACACGATGCCAGCGTGCCCGCCAGCAATTTGAATTTCACTACCCTAGCCGATGGGCAGCACGCCGAGTGGTTTTGGCAGCGCGAGTTTGCGGCTGCCTACACCTGGCTCTTTGCCGAAGGCTTACCGGCCGCCGGGGCTAGCTCCGGCGCTACTGTTTTGGCGTAG